A segment of the Candidatus Sumerlaea chitinivorans genome:
GGGCCGATGGCGAGTTTTACGCCATTCGCGATGGTATTGTAGTGATTCCGAAAAACGCTGTCGTGCCACCGAATACTGTGATCTGAGGGAGGTGCCTCCGGTGACGTGGGGGCTGCTTGCGCACAGATCTCAGGCTGTCGGTGGAAGAGGGCGGGATTGGACGCTCATAATCTTCCAGCCCGAAGGAGTGTGTCGCAGGAGGTAGCGTTCGTCCTTGGCTTGGGCCTGCCCGTCCATGACATCTTCGCGCAGGCAATCCACGCACGCTGCATTGTGGGCAACCTTGACGGCTGAATCGAGCATGCGCCTGACGATACGCGCACCATTTGCACTCGCGTAGGCTGTTAGCCGGCTCTGGACGTACTCCTCGCGGCTCAAGCCAGCCTTCATTTCCTCGGCTAATGTTTCATACTCGAGAGCAAAATCACGTGTGTTCCAGCTTTCGATGAAAACGCGAACCACAGCAACTGGATCCTCTCGCCATCCCGAATCCTGCATGGGAGGGCGCCGGACTTCTGCCGCCGCCTGCTGCATCAAGGTCTCCCCCGCATGCGAAATATACTCGCGCCGGCGCAATAAGTGCTCCACCCGGCCCAGAAGAGCCAGCGGATCAAAGGGCTTATAGAGAAAATCGTCGCACCGCAGGCCCGCTGCCCAAAAGGACTCTGGCTTGTCGGACGTTGCCCCGATACCTGAGATCACGATGAGCGGCATTTGAGCAATCTCTGGGGTCCGACGCACGCGCCTGCAAAACTCCAAACCACTCATGCCGGGCATACGAAGATCAATGATTGCCAGGTCGGGTCGCTCCCGAATGAGCAACTCCCAACCTTCCTTACCGTCATAGCCGCAAATCACATGGTAGGACTTCGTTTTCAGGATTGCCTTGATGAACTCAACAACTTGGTAGTCGTCGTCGACAACAAGGATTTTCCGAGAGTTTGCCATCACCAATCCAATTTACACAGTTTGCTTGCGTGGTTCAAGTTCCACGTGCTCAAGGATGGCCTCGACCGTTGCTGGGACCGAAATGGGCTTCGCTGAATACTGAATGGCATTGTTCGGATCCTTGAGACCGTGACCTGTAAGGACGCATACGATGCGCAGTAGATCGTTACGCAGAGGCTCGAAGAATCCCGCACGAGCGTATTTGAGGAGCCCAGCGACGCTCGCAGCACTTGCTGGTTCGCAGAACACCCCTTCGCGTTGCGCCAAAAACTGATAGGCGGCCACAATCTCCGCGTCACTCACCATGTCGATCACTCCGCCGCTCTCGTCGCGTGCCGCCTCCGCCGCTCGCCAACTGGCAGGGTTTCCAATGCGGATCGCCGTGGCCAAAGTCTCGGGTTTCTCTACTACATGTCCGCGGACGATGGGCGCTGCTCCTTCAGCCTGAAATCCCATCATCTTGGGCAGTTTTTGAGATCGTCCCCGCTCGCGATACTCCTTGTACCCCCTCCAGTAGGCGGTGATGTTGCCGGCGTTGCCGACGGGAATGAAATGGAAATCTGGCGCATCCCCCAACACATCACAGATTTCAAACGAGCCTGTTTTTTGTCCCTCAATGCGGTATGGATTGATCGAGTTGACAAGCGTGATGCGAAACCGAGTGGTCACTTCCCGAACGATACGTAACGCATCATCGAAATTCCCTTGTACGGCAAACACTTTTGCACCGTGCATGAGGGCTTGGGCAAGCTTCCCCAACGCGATGTTGCCATCGGGAATAATCACAATGCAGGCGAGACCTGCACGTGCTGCATAAGCCGCGGCGCTGGCGCTCGTATTCCCAGTGGAAGCACACATGACCGCGCTCGAGCCCTCCTCGACCGCCTTTGTCACAGCCATGGTCATGCCGCGATCTTTGAAGGAACCTGTCGGATTCAAGCCCTCAAACTTCAAAAACACTTCGGCCCGAGGGCCAATCTCCCGCGCGAGTGCGGGTGCAGGAATCAAAGGCGTATTCCCCTCGTTGAGAGAGATGATTGGAGTATCGTCCCCAACGGGCAAGAACTCGCGGTATGCTCGGATTACACCTTGCCAAGGCTCGGATGCCACTGCTCTTCCACCTAATCATTAGTAGGATCGCAACGTGTAAAACACATTGCCGCACGTGCTCATTCTTTGGTCACGCGAACTTACTGAGTGCTTTCGAGTCCGAAACGAAAATCAAGGGAAACTACACAAAGAGGAGAATCAAGTGCCTTGCCTCAATTCATTCTGGCGATCGCGCAAGCCAAGCTCGACCTGTTCGCGCAGTTGCCGTGCTGCCAGTTCGGGGTCAGGGGCCGCCATGATGGCACGGATCACAGCAATGCCGTCAGCCCCTGCTCGCACGACCTCGCGAGCATTCGTTCCATCAATACCGCCGAGAGCAACGATTGGAAATTCGCCCAGTGAGCCTCGTGCAAGTTTGAGCCATGCTGGCCCTCGGGGCTCAAGTATACCTCGCTTGGATGGTGTGTCGTAGATGGGACTGAGTGTCACGTAGTGTGCGCCTTCTTGGGCAACCTGTTGCGCCTCGGCAATTTCGTGCGCAGAGTACCCGATTGAACGCAGCGTGTCTCGGGCTCCGCTTACGTACGAGTTTCGAAGATGCCACGTGGCCGCTCCGAAGTGGATGCCAACACTTAGCGGCAGCTCTGAGATATGGTGCAAGAGTGAGGCGTTCAGGAACAGAGCCACCTCGGCCCCCTGACACAACGCCGCAAGCTCGCCCACCAGCTCGCGGACGCGCTGTCCACTCGCTTGTTTTTCCCGGAGCTGGACACCTGTGACTCCGCCACGAATTGCGGCTTGGACAATTCGAAGTAACTCGGCGGGGCTCCGCCCGGAATCGTCGGTAATGAGGAGGAGACGGAGGCTTTCGGCACTGAACATCATACTAAGATCATGTCCGCTCGGTTTGGGATAGCAAGCGTAAGAAGGCGAGCTCAAAGCTGTGAGTTTCCCTCGGACGCGAACTGGGGGCAGTTGAGCTCGTAGCGAATTTTGTCCCTCCCTCCTCACTAACTCATGCGCAAAACCGAAGGGACGTAGTTTATGGCTCGAATCCTTGGGATCAGTGGGAGTCTTCGGGAAGGTTCCCACGCACACGTGTTGGTGCGCCTTGCATTGGATGCAGCCCGGAAAGCTGGTGCAGAAGTTGAACTCTTGGATTTGCGCGAGTGGTTTCTACCGCTTTTTGAAGCCCACAAATCCTATGGGGACCACCCTATCGTTTCCAAAGTGGTGCAGAAAATTCGTGATGCCGAAGGTTACATTGTCGGCAGCCCAGAGTACCACGCCAGCATGAGCGGTGCCCTCAAAAATCTCTTCGATTTTGTCTACACTGAGCTTTCGGGAAAGCTGTTTGGTCTGGTGATTGCGACCGGCGGATCCCAAGGCGTCGCGTGCGCTGATAATTTACGTGCGTGTATTCATTCGTGTCACGGGTGGACACTCCCCTACATTGCAGCTGCTCGCTTGGCGGATTTTGACGAACAGGGCAATTTGAGAAACGAGCAAGTCCGCGACCGCCTCGAGCGAATCGGCCGAGACGTCGCAATCTATGCGCCACTTCTGTGGCAGCAATTCAAAGCAGACCAAGCGCTGCCGCCGGGGCCAACGCGCGGCTTCGCTGAGTGGGCTCTCTAAGGTCAATTGCCAGCGCGTTAGTGACGACTCACGCAAGGTGAAGCGTTAGGCACCTGAGGGCGCGTTTTCGTGGATTCCGCTTGAAAGCAAGCGCTTCTTTTTGCATTTTCCGCCTAGAACGATACTGTGAAGACCAGCTGAGTCCATGATGCGAAAACGCCACGTAGGGGGGTATATCGTAAGTATTGCATGGCTGTTGTGCACACTTAGCGTATGGCCAGCCGACGTTAAGATCCGCACGACGACATTAGGTTTTCCGTCTCCCAATGATCCCTGCTTGTATGACGTGGACGGGGATGGGCGCTTTGAAGTAGTGGTGAGCGGCGTTCATGGGACGGTTAGGGCCTTTGAATTGCCCTCGCTCCGCTCACTCTGGAAGCAAACTGTG
Coding sequences within it:
- a CDS encoding Threonine synthase; this encodes MASEPWQGVIRAYREFLPVGDDTPIISLNEGNTPLIPAPALAREIGPRAEVFLKFEGLNPTGSFKDRGMTMAVTKAVEEGSSAVMCASTGNTSASAAAYAARAGLACIVIIPDGNIALGKLAQALMHGAKVFAVQGNFDDALRIVREVTTRFRITLVNSINPYRIEGQKTGSFEICDVLGDAPDFHFIPVGNAGNITAYWRGYKEYRERGRSQKLPKMMGFQAEGAAPIVRGHVVEKPETLATAIRIGNPASWRAAEAARDESGGVIDMVSDAEIVAAYQFLAQREGVFCEPASAASVAGLLKYARAGFFEPLRNDLLRIVCVLTGHGLKDPNNAIQYSAKPISVPATVEAILEHVELEPRKQTV
- a CDS encoding NADPH-dependent FMN reductase, coding for MARILGISGSLREGSHAHVLVRLALDAARKAGAEVELLDLREWFLPLFEAHKSYGDHPIVSKVVQKIRDAEGYIVGSPEYHASMSGALKNLFDFVYTELSGKLFGLVIATGGSQGVACADNLRACIHSCHGWTLPYIAAARLADFDEQGNLRNEQVRDRLERIGRDVAIYAPLLWQQFKADQALPPGPTRGFAEWAL
- a CDS encoding Thiamin-phosphate pyrophosphorylase, translated to MMFSAESLRLLLITDDSGRSPAELLRIVQAAIRGGVTGVQLREKQASGQRVRELVGELAALCQGAEVALFLNASLLHHISELPLSVGIHFGAATWHLRNSYVSGARDTLRSIGYSAHEIAEAQQVAQEGAHYVTLSPIYDTPSKRGILEPRGPAWLKLARGSLGEFPIVALGGIDGTNAREVVRAGADGIAVIRAIMAAPDPELAARQLREQVELGLRDRQNELRQGT
- a CDS encoding Serine phosphatase RsbU, regulator of sigma subunit, with product MANSRKILVVDDDYQVVEFIKAILKTKSYHVICGYDGKEGWELLIRERPDLAIIDLRMPGMSGLEFCRRVRRTPEIAQMPLIVISGIGATSDKPESFWAAGLRCDDFLYKPFDPLALLGRVEHLLRRREYISHAGETLMQQAAAEVRRPPMQDSGWREDPVAVVRVFIESWNTRDFALEYETLAEEMKAGLSREEYVQSRLTAYASANGARIVRRMLDSAVKVAHNAACVDCLREDVMDGQAQAKDERYLLRHTPSGWKIMSVQSRPLPPTA